Genomic DNA from Halorussus rarus:
CCCGGGTCGGACCGACGCCGGGTACAGGCTCCCGTCTGTATCGGTCGTGTGGACGAAGAGCTTCGTGCTGTAAATCTGGTCTGAGGGATTGACCAGGGTCACCTCGGCGACCGCCGACGGTTCGCCTTTGACGTTGCCGTTCGTCACCTCGACGTTCGTGATGTGGGGTCTGGGGACGCCGGCGGGGTCGCTCGAGTTTATCTCTCGTGTGAAGTTGAACTGTGTGGAGTTCCCGTACGTTTCGAAGGTGACGGTGTGGTTGTCCTGGTTGACGTTGAGTCCGGAGGTGATGGATATCTCTTTGGTGTGAGTCTTGTTTTGATCTAGTCTCAGGTCTGCATTGTAGACCGTTCTATTGTCGACAACTACATTATATCCGCTTTTTTTGTTTGACTGTTCTTCATTCATCGCTACCACAGTAAGGGTATTATTGCCGCCCTCAAAGTCAAGTTTGTATAGGACACCTGCAGGATCTATTACTATTCTATCAACCGTGTTGTTTCTATTAGCATGACCTCCACTGGCTGCGGAAATCAATAAAACACTAACAGTCATAAGTAATACCAACTTTCTTTGGCTTACCATATGTATGAAAATAATACAGAATATATTTACTTAAATTTTATTAATCAGAGCACATTGAAACCCCCTCACAGGGAGATTTTTCTTGGTGGATGTATTTGAAGTCAGATCGGATTTCTTGACGGCTCTTCGCCTCTTGATAGGTGAATATCCTATCTTGATCAGGGATCCGTTCCCTCGCTATTTCACCAGTTTGTAGGTTTAAATATCTTTGAACAACATCGCCAGTAACCTTACCAGAGGTTCCAACGACGTTTTCTTCCTTCTCATAACTCGGAGCGTCAAATTCCGTGGTCTCCGTTTTGTTCAGGACCCAGACGGTTTTGTTCCGAGACCTTCCAAGTCTGATGCCATCGTTGGCATTGGCTTTGCGAACAGCAAACCGTCGATCATCAGTTGTTAACGTCACCTTCCATTCGTACTTTGGTGGGCTTACCTGCTTCTGGCGTTCGGCCTCATACAGTGTGATGAGGTTCGTGTATTTACTCTTCTCCGTGATTTCGTACTGTGTCTTCTGGGTTTCGTCTTCTATTTTTACTTGCCTCGTTTTCCCTGTAAAGTGGTGATGCTGGTCGGTCGGGAAGGGTGCCCAGTACGTCTCTGTACGCGTGACGGTGTAGGTGTACGTTTCCGTGGTCGGGTAGCGGTAAGTCTCGTAGGTCTGATACGTGTACGTCTCGGTGACCTCGGTACAAGCGAAGGTCCCGTGACACCGAGTCACGGTGTGCGTGTCAGTGTGGGTAACGGTCACCGTTCTCGTCTCCCAGTCGGTCCTCGTACCGGTTTTCTGTATTTCCTGTTCGTACTCGTACTGCTTGTCAGTACGATGTTCGGCAGGATCAACCACCTGACGGGTATCTCCCGTGAACTCACCGTTCCAGCGGTTCGAATCGCGCCATTCCGACCGGACGTTGTCCCGCCAGTACGTCTCGGTTTCCGTTCTGGTGACCTCCCGAAGATTCGTCCCGGATGCACTCCACTCGGAGGCGAGGAAGATATCGCGGATTCGCTTCGACGAGAAGTTCCTCGTCACCGTTTCGTACTTCGCATCCTGTTCTTTCACTCGCCTCTCAAGCACGAATTCTGGTTTGTGTCGTTTCTCTTCGAGTTTGTACCCTTTCGAGAGATATCGATCGCGCTCGCCTCTCGATTCGGCAGTCACTATTTCCGTGCGCTGCTTCTCGATGCGGTAGCTCAGGTTCGTCAAGGTGGGATCCGGCCAATATCGACCATCCTTGACAAACACGTCTACAGCGGGGAACGATACTTCGCTCTCTTTACGCCGATTCTCCTTGTTGTACACGGTAACCGACGGACGCTGATCGGAGAGTGCCGATGCGGGAATCTCGACGATACCGACGTAGCGGCGGGCGTATTCTGTGGGTTCCGAGTGGTCACTCTTCGGTGCTTTGACCGTCTCCCATTTCACCACATTCGCTCCCTGAACTGAGGTTGATATGCCGACGTGAAGATCGTCGTAGTACGTCTGCTTTGAGAGGTGATAGGCGTCCGTTTCGACTCGCAGACGTACTTCGTCGCCGGGGTAGTATGGTCCCTCTGTCACAACTTTACTTGACGTAATCTCCGGGACGAAATAATCCAGGAAATCGAAGTTCCGTTTTGTTTGTAAATCGAACCCATCTTCGATGATACTCGCTGCTCTTTCGTAAGCACGGAATTTTGCAGTTGTATTGTCCGGTTTCGTCGGTGTTGCACCGTATTTCCAGATATACTTTAAATCCGTCTTATCGGGGTCGAATGAACTGCTTGCATTTATAAGGATACCATGGTCCCTTGTGATGTAATTTTTTGTTCCGTCATTGATGACATCGAGTCGCAACTCTGGTTTACTTGGAGTTACTTGGAATTTACTAATTTTGGAACCTTCCCAAGTAACTTGCTGGAAAGATGTTTGGTATCGTATTCTTATCTGATAATATTTCGGAATTTGTCCGGCCCAAATTGAGTTGACTATTAGGCTATTCTCCTTTTCTCGACCATGCTTCTTACTTCTAATTTCCACGATTTTATTAGATTCATGCCGTATATTTATAGTAATATTTTCCTCATCAACTCCGTTAAGATCAATCTTCATAACGTGATGCGCTTTGTACCGACTCGGGTCGATACGCTCGTGATACGAATCGACAGGCCCGTTGACGAACTCCGACTTGACGATTTCCGGTTCTTTCACCGGTTCAATGTACGCACTCGTCCGCCGCGTCTGCCCTCTGTCGTCAATCGCGACGACGGTCACCCGATACCGCTTTCCGGGCGTGAAATCGTAGTGCGAGAACGACAGGGACTGCCTGGCGCCCGTTCGGGAACGATACCGCTGGCGGACCCGCGACTCCGTCGTCGCCACCGTCTCTCCGTCGACCTCGACGCGGACTGAGTCGAGATTCTCGTAGTCGTCGGACCCCGCGACGGTCCCGGAAATCGAGCCGAATCGCTCGAGCGATTCGATGGACACGTTCGGCTTCGGATCGACGACGACGGTCGTACTACCGTCGGCGAACGTCGCGACGTTCTGGGAGCCGTCGACGTACATGACGACCGCATAGAGCTTGTGGTCGCCCGGTTCCCACGTCCGGCGAAGGACGGTACCGCTTCCAACCTTTGACGAGGTGTTTCGCCACGTGATAGAACGGACGCTGGCGGTCGAGACGTCCAATCGAACGTCGTACCGACCGTAAAGCGGTCTCGCGCCGGTCACGACTGCGTCGCCGTCGACGACGGGCGAGGCCCGCTCGGCGATGTTGACGGACGAGTCCGAGTCCCGAGATCGCCACGAGGGCGGCGTGTCCGGTCCCGTCGAGACGACCGTTTCGAGCGACGCCGCGTCGGACTGCCCGTCGACGTCGTAGACGGTCGCGGTAATCGTCCGGTCTCCCGGGCTCGGAAAGAGCTTCGTCGCCGCGTCGGACCGCTGTCCGGCAGACAGCGAGTGATTGGCGAACGGCACGCCGTCGACGGTCCAGACGACATAGTCGAGGGCGGCGGCGCCGGCATCGATGTCCGCCGTGAAATTCGCCGTCGAGCCGGCGGTCGGTCGGGTCGGCCCGGAGAGCGAAACCGACGGGTCCGTTCCGGGCGAGACCGCAACGAAGAGCGTGTCGGAGCTGTTGGCACCGTCGTCGTCGGTGACGGTGAGCGTGACCCGGTACCGACCGGTCTCGGTCGGCGTGAATCGAGTCCGGGCGCAGTCGGAACAGTCCGGGTCAATTTCCCGACCCTCGGGCGTCCGTATCGACCACTCGTAGCGTCGGATTTGGCCATCCGTATCACGCGAACCGGACCCGTCGAGGAGGACGGTCGCACCCTTCGTGACGTCCTGGTCGAGGCCTGCATCAGCGAGCGGCGGTTCGTTCGCGGGAGCAGCGGTCCGAGGAAGTGCCGTAGTTACAGCAGTAGTCGAGATGAATACTACGAGCAGCGCCACCGATATCCACTTCGACATGGGGGTACGTTCTGCCCTCTTCACTTATAAAATACATGTTTAGAGCAGGATAATACAATACCATCCAACGACAGAATTCGGCAGACGAAGCAAGTTTTGCGAACGGTCGAAAACCGGTAAGAAACCCGGCATTACCGCCGATTCCTCATGAACAATCCTTGCTAATCTATAGCAAAGGCTTTACTGATTCACCCACCTACCACCAAACACTGGCCCAAACGGCCGTGAGCTACGAATATGACTGACGACGAACTCATCTGGCGAATCGCGGGCGGTTCCGGAGACGGGATCG
This window encodes:
- a CDS encoding PKD domain-containing protein, which produces MSKWISVALLVVFISTTAVTTALPRTAAPANEPPLADAGLDQDVTKGATVLLDGSGSRDTDGQIRRYEWSIRTPEGREIDPDCSDCARTRFTPTETGRYRVTLTVTDDDGANSSDTLFVAVSPGTDPSVSLSGPTRPTAGSTANFTADIDAGAAALDYVVWTVDGVPFANHSLSAGQRSDAATKLFPSPGDRTITATVYDVDGQSDAASLETVVSTGPDTPPSWRSRDSDSSVNIAERASPVVDGDAVVTGARPLYGRYDVRLDVSTASVRSITWRNTSSKVGSGTVLRRTWEPGDHKLYAVVMYVDGSQNVATFADGSTTVVVDPKPNVSIESLERFGSISGTVAGSDDYENLDSVRVEVDGETVATTESRVRQRYRSRTGARQSLSFSHYDFTPGKRYRVTVVAIDDRGQTRRTSAYIEPVKEPEIVKSEFVNGPVDSYHERIDPSRYKAHHVMKIDLNGVDEENITINIRHESNKIVEIRSKKHGREKENSLIVNSIWAGQIPKYYQIRIRYQTSFQQVTWEGSKISKFQVTPSKPELRLDVINDGTKNYITRDHGILINASSSFDPDKTDLKYIWKYGATPTKPDNTTAKFRAYERAASIIEDGFDLQTKRNFDFLDYFVPEITSSKVVTEGPYYPGDEVRLRVETDAYHLSKQTYYDDLHVGISTSVQGANVVKWETVKAPKSDHSEPTEYARRYVGIVEIPASALSDQRPSVTVYNKENRRKESEVSFPAVDVFVKDGRYWPDPTLTNLSYRIEKQRTEIVTAESRGERDRYLSKGYKLEEKRHKPEFVLERRVKEQDAKYETVTRNFSSKRIRDIFLASEWSASGTNLREVTRTETETYWRDNVRSEWRDSNRWNGEFTGDTRQVVDPAEHRTDKQYEYEQEIQKTGTRTDWETRTVTVTHTDTHTVTRCHGTFACTEVTETYTYQTYETYRYPTTETYTYTVTRTETYWAPFPTDQHHHFTGKTRQVKIEDETQKTQYEITEKSKYTNLITLYEAERQKQVSPPKYEWKVTLTTDDRRFAVRKANANDGIRLGRSRNKTVWVLNKTETTEFDAPSYEKEENVVGTSGKVTGDVVQRYLNLQTGEIARERIPDQDRIFTYQEAKSRQEIRSDFKYIHQEKSPCEGVSMCSD